In Persicimonas caeni, a single window of DNA contains:
- a CDS encoding alpha/beta fold hydrolase encodes MTALDDLNIVRYGSGPTKVISYHGWGADHRKSFKYVIEKLPEHVSFWGVDLPGCGRSPRPSVFNYPEVASILTQSFDDIVGDGETATLLGACSGAYHGLEIARQRPDKVDKLVMVDSMAYFPWFLGVLLAPGVGTLLFEGVFSSQRGRKAIQKVLEATGVANAFDVMESFGRIDLGAAYRYLEFYDEMGTVDQYMTVNTPTTLLWGTHTWKVVLESVKMWRATLPNFTEVQVEGVGHLINQEAPEVVVEALLDATGESARDAARQVAAALHR; translated from the coding sequence ATGACAGCTCTCGACGACCTCAATATCGTCCGCTACGGAAGCGGCCCCACCAAAGTGATCAGCTACCACGGCTGGGGCGCCGACCACCGCAAGAGTTTCAAGTACGTCATCGAGAAGTTGCCCGAGCACGTCTCCTTTTGGGGCGTCGACCTGCCCGGCTGCGGCCGCAGCCCGCGCCCCTCGGTGTTCAACTACCCCGAAGTAGCGAGCATCCTGACGCAGTCCTTCGACGATATCGTGGGCGACGGCGAGACGGCCACCCTCTTGGGCGCGTGCAGCGGGGCCTATCACGGCCTGGAAATCGCTCGTCAGCGCCCCGACAAGGTCGACAAGCTCGTCATGGTCGACTCGATGGCCTACTTCCCCTGGTTTCTCGGTGTGCTGCTCGCCCCCGGCGTGGGGACGCTCCTGTTCGAAGGAGTCTTCTCGAGCCAACGCGGCCGCAAGGCGATTCAAAAGGTGCTCGAGGCGACCGGCGTGGCCAACGCGTTCGACGTCATGGAATCATTCGGGCGCATCGATCTGGGCGCCGCCTACCGGTATTTGGAGTTCTACGACGAAATGGGCACCGTCGACCAATACATGACCGTCAACACGCCCACCACGTTGTTGTGGGGCACTCACACCTGGAAGGTGGTGCTCGAGTCGGTGAAGATGTGGCGCGCCACCCTGCCCAACTTCACCGAGGTCCAGGTCGAGGGCGTCGGCCACCTGATCAACCAGGAAGCCCCGGAAGTCGTCGTCGAGGCCCTGCTCGACGCTACGGGCGAATCGGCCCGCGATGCGGCTCGCCAAGTTGCTGCAGCTCTTCATCGCTGA
- a CDS encoding efflux RND transporter permease subunit — translation MNRKEEAVADFFERFTPIIMAVAVLLTGLGAYLASGLSLDSELKRLLPQSDPSVQGLERLEDAYGRQIGRLAILLEGPDPKANQESVDELAAMIGDHELVAGVEFTRPVEYFEDRRLMYLGLDDAREVSKRVNKRIKWEKARANPMFVGLGSDEPPEVDLSDIEEKYRSRFDQPRYLTDDEQRHYVIYVDPVFPNTEFQKTDRLLADIKGFFADKIEPDHPKVSIAFSGRYTKFYETQNAIRKDLTWGTSLALLGILVFLIAYFRSWVYPLVIAVPLIMSTVWTFGWAQLVFGSLNILTGFLGAVLMGLGIDYGIHIVSSFQETRAGRTPREALVTALETAGRPSLYAGLTTLVALASLAYSSFQAFFEFGILSLGGLTLVLLSYALVLPCLLLLVAGTRFEPNPRMPSEERHLRVTAKQKTRWTRLSAVFLAVAVVLAAVGMPGVSFEFDFRKLMPKDLPAFKVEDEVDDVVDMAQPPAVVLVDDKAHALAVKDELQKRMADDPRAEIVEAVFTIYDLVPEDQPDKLTVWRGLLEDLEDIPKSRRKKNERLQELYDELQLVDKTGTIAVDDLPELVRQRFARTDDPSKTVVLILPSHYIHNAQDAMEYVAVTNALPGPNGQGTVDPISQEALLADILGHIKSDTFWLVLIAVLGLLSVAWIAFRNLKRLALAVATVAAGVFVGTGLIGLLDISFNFMNMIIWPIWLGLGVDAVFHLSSCIARSPSDWSSFRHTAGAVFAAFATTMIGFGALMISGHRGLASLGQVAVVGLSSILIVSLAVHVFFLKTEDEADDEQREGSVNGAP, via the coding sequence GGCCAATCAGGAATCGGTCGACGAGCTCGCCGCCATGATCGGCGACCACGAGCTGGTCGCCGGCGTCGAGTTCACCCGCCCGGTCGAGTATTTCGAGGACCGGCGCCTGATGTATCTGGGCCTCGACGACGCGCGCGAAGTGAGCAAGCGTGTCAACAAGCGCATCAAGTGGGAGAAGGCGCGCGCCAACCCGATGTTCGTCGGCCTGGGCTCGGACGAGCCGCCGGAGGTCGATCTTTCAGACATCGAAGAGAAGTATCGCTCGCGCTTCGACCAGCCGCGCTACCTGACCGACGACGAGCAGCGCCACTACGTCATCTACGTCGACCCGGTCTTCCCGAACACCGAGTTCCAGAAGACCGACCGACTCCTCGCCGACATCAAGGGGTTCTTCGCCGACAAGATCGAGCCGGACCACCCGAAGGTGTCGATCGCGTTCAGCGGGCGCTACACGAAGTTCTACGAGACCCAAAACGCCATTCGCAAAGACCTGACGTGGGGCACGAGCCTCGCGCTGTTGGGCATTCTGGTCTTTCTCATCGCCTACTTCCGAAGCTGGGTGTACCCGCTGGTCATTGCTGTGCCGCTGATCATGAGCACGGTGTGGACATTCGGTTGGGCGCAGCTCGTCTTCGGCAGCCTCAATATCTTGACCGGATTCCTAGGGGCCGTGCTCATGGGGCTGGGGATCGACTACGGCATTCATATCGTGTCGAGCTTCCAGGAAACCCGCGCCGGGCGCACACCCCGCGAGGCGCTAGTCACCGCGCTGGAGACCGCCGGCCGGCCCAGCCTCTACGCCGGTCTGACCACGCTGGTCGCGCTGGCGAGCCTGGCGTATTCGTCGTTCCAGGCGTTCTTCGAGTTCGGCATCCTGTCGCTCGGTGGACTGACGCTGGTGCTGCTGTCGTACGCGCTGGTGCTGCCGTGTCTGCTTTTGCTGGTGGCCGGCACGCGCTTCGAGCCCAACCCGCGCATGCCCAGCGAAGAGCGACACTTGCGGGTCACCGCCAAGCAAAAGACGCGTTGGACACGCCTCTCGGCGGTCTTCTTGGCCGTTGCGGTCGTGCTCGCCGCCGTCGGCATGCCGGGCGTGAGCTTCGAGTTCGACTTCCGCAAGCTCATGCCCAAAGACCTGCCGGCCTTCAAGGTCGAAGACGAGGTCGACGACGTCGTCGACATGGCGCAGCCGCCGGCGGTCGTGCTCGTCGACGACAAGGCCCACGCGCTCGCCGTCAAAGACGAGCTGCAAAAGCGCATGGCCGACGACCCGCGCGCCGAGATCGTCGAGGCGGTGTTCACCATCTACGACCTCGTCCCCGAGGACCAACCCGACAAGCTGACCGTCTGGCGAGGGCTGCTCGAAGATCTCGAGGATATCCCCAAGAGCCGACGCAAAAAGAACGAGCGACTCCAAGAGCTGTACGACGAGCTCCAACTGGTCGACAAGACCGGCACCATCGCCGTCGACGACCTCCCCGAGTTGGTGCGCCAGCGCTTTGCGCGCACCGACGACCCCAGCAAGACCGTCGTGCTGATCTTGCCGTCGCACTATATCCACAACGCCCAAGACGCGATGGAGTACGTCGCGGTCACCAACGCCCTGCCCGGCCCCAACGGCCAAGGCACCGTCGACCCCATCAGCCAAGAGGCGCTCCTGGCCGACATCCTCGGCCACATCAAGTCGGACACCTTCTGGCTGGTGCTCATCGCCGTGCTCGGGCTCTTGTCGGTCGCCTGGATCGCCTTCCGCAACCTCAAGCGTCTCGCCCTGGCGGTCGCCACAGTCGCCGCCGGCGTCTTTGTAGGCACCGGCCTGATCGGGCTGCTCGATATCTCGTTCAACTTCATGAACATGATCATCTGGCCCATCTGGCTGGGGCTGGGCGTCGACGCGGTCTTTCACCTGTCATCGTGCATCGCGCGCTCCCCGTCGGACTGGAGTAGCTTCCGGCACACCGCCGGCGCGGTCTTTGCCGCCTTCGCCACCACGATGATCGGCTTCGGCGCCCTCATGATCTCGGGACACCGCGGCCTGGCCTCACTGGGCCAGGTGGCCGTCGTGGGCCTGAGCAGCATCCTGATCGTGTCTCTCGCGGTCCACGTCTTCTTCCTCAAAACGGAAGACGAGGCGGACGACGAACAGCGAGAAGGTTCCGTCAATGGAGCCCCCTAA
- a CDS encoding DUF779 domain-containing protein, with amino-acid sequence MSDDLSRVDVTDEARQLIRQLKEQHGELLFHQSGGCCDGSAPMCYPHDDFKIGQRDVYLGEVEGCPFYIGGQQFEKWKHTHLTLDVVPGRGAGFSLEAPEGKRFLIRSRVFSDEELQQLGEPHRGPIRP; translated from the coding sequence ATGAGTGACGACTTGTCACGTGTCGACGTAACCGACGAAGCACGCCAGTTGATCCGCCAACTCAAGGAGCAACACGGTGAGCTACTCTTCCACCAGTCCGGCGGCTGCTGCGACGGCAGCGCGCCAATGTGCTATCCGCACGACGACTTCAAGATCGGCCAGCGTGATGTCTACTTGGGCGAGGTGGAGGGGTGTCCGTTTTATATTGGCGGGCAGCAATTTGAGAAGTGGAAGCACACGCACCTGACACTCGACGTGGTGCCAGGGCGGGGGGCAGGCTTCTCGCTCGAGGCCCCCGAGGGCAAGCGCTTCCTGATTCGCTCGCGTGTGTTCAGCGATGAAGAGCTGCAGCAACTTGGCGAGCCGCATCGCGGGCCGATTCGCCCGTAG